A window of Nodularia sp. LEGE 06071 contains these coding sequences:
- a CDS encoding zinc metalloprotease HtpX produces the protein MHNQLKTVALLAVLSGLLIAISYWIIGGTGGLIIGIGLAAATNLFSWYQSDQIALRVYRARPVNEAQAPGLYRMVRKLSDRANIPMPGVYVVPSQTANAFATGRDPEHAAVAVTEGILNILPDDELEGVIAHELTHITNRDTLTQAVAATIAGAISFLAQMVSYSLWFGGAGSRDGNRGGNIFGVLLTVILAPIAATIIQLAISRTREFSADAGAARLTGNPRALAKALQRLEATAKQLPLNANPAFEPLLIINPISGKFLGNLFSSHPATAARVEELLKLEPQLPTTAY, from the coding sequence ATGCACAATCAATTAAAAACGGTTGCTTTGCTAGCTGTCCTTAGTGGTCTTTTGATTGCGATTAGCTACTGGATAATTGGCGGTACTGGTGGCTTAATCATCGGAATTGGTTTAGCAGCAGCCACAAATCTATTTTCTTGGTATCAATCAGATCAGATTGCCCTGAGAGTATACCGCGCCCGTCCTGTGAATGAGGCCCAAGCACCGGGACTCTACCGTATGGTTCGGAAATTGAGCGATCGCGCCAATATTCCCATGCCAGGAGTTTACGTTGTTCCTAGCCAAACTGCCAACGCTTTCGCTACGGGACGCGATCCAGAACACGCGGCTGTAGCTGTTACCGAAGGCATTTTGAATATATTACCAGATGATGAACTCGAAGGCGTAATTGCTCACGAACTGACTCACATTACTAATCGTGACACTCTCACACAAGCTGTGGCGGCCACAATTGCCGGAGCGATATCGTTTTTGGCACAAATGGTTAGTTACAGTTTATGGTTTGGTGGTGCTGGTTCGCGAGATGGTAACAGAGGTGGAAATATTTTCGGGGTGTTGTTAACAGTCATACTTGCACCGATTGCTGCCACAATTATTCAACTAGCAATTTCGCGCACACGGGAGTTTTCCGCGGATGCAGGTGCGGCTAGATTGACTGGTAATCCACGCGCTTTAGCTAAGGCGCTGCAAAGGTTAGAAGCCACAGCCAAGCAATTACCTTTAAATGCCAACCCAGCTTTTGAGCCGTTATTGATTATTAATCCGATTTCGGGTAAATTTTTGGGCAACTTATTTTCTAGTCACCCGGCGACGGCAGCACGAGTTGAAGAATTACTAAAATTAGAGCCACAACTGCCAACAACTGCTTATTAA
- the nifH gene encoding nitrogenase iron protein encodes MTDAKIRQIAFYGKGGIGKSTTSQNTLAAMAEMGQRILIVGCDPKADSTRLMLHSKAQTSVLQLAAERGAVEDIELHEVMLTGFRDVRCVESGGPEPGVGCAGRGIITAINFLEENGAYTDVDFVSYDVLGDVVCGGFAMPIREGKAQEIYIVTSGEMMAMYAANNIARGVLKYAHTGGVRLGGLICNSRNVDREVDLIETLAKRLNTQMIHFVPRDNIVQHAELRRMTVNEYAPDSNQSNEYRTLATKIINNKNLTIPTPIEMEELEELLIEFGILESEENAAMLIGKTATEAPVS; translated from the coding sequence ATGACTGACGCAAAAATTAGACAAATAGCTTTCTACGGTAAAGGTGGTATTGGTAAATCTACTACCTCTCAGAATACCTTAGCAGCTATGGCGGAAATGGGTCAGCGCATCCTTATCGTCGGTTGTGACCCAAAAGCTGACTCTACCCGTTTGATGCTACACAGTAAAGCCCAAACAAGTGTTCTACAATTGGCTGCTGAAAGAGGCGCTGTAGAAGACATCGAATTACATGAAGTCATGCTGACTGGTTTCCGCGATGTCCGTTGTGTAGAATCTGGTGGTCCAGAACCCGGTGTAGGTTGCGCTGGTCGTGGTATCATCACCGCCATTAACTTCTTAGAAGAAAATGGTGCATACACAGATGTTGACTTCGTATCTTACGACGTATTGGGCGACGTTGTATGCGGTGGTTTTGCGATGCCTATAAGAGAAGGTAAAGCGCAAGAAATCTACATCGTGACATCAGGTGAAATGATGGCGATGTACGCTGCTAATAACATCGCTCGTGGTGTTCTTAAATATGCTCACACTGGTGGTGTGCGCTTGGGTGGTTTGATTTGTAACAGCCGTAACGTTGACAGGGAAGTTGACTTAATCGAAACCCTGGCGAAACGCTTGAACACCCAAATGATTCACTTCGTACCTCGCGACAACATCGTACAACACGCTGAGTTGCGTCGGATGACTGTCAACGAGTATGCACCTGATAGTAATCAAAGTAACGAATATCGGACTTTGGCTACCAAGATTATCAACAACAAAAATCTGACAATTCCTACACCCATCGAAATGGAAGAACTAGAAGAATTGTTGATTGAATTCGGTATTCTTGAAAGTGAAGAAAATGCAGCTATGTTGATTGGTAAAACAGCTACTGAAGCACCAGTAAGTTAG